One genomic region from Streptomyces sp. Li-HN-5-11 encodes:
- a CDS encoding sugar ABC transporter permease, which produces MSAADTTIPAKVPPPRQAPPPAASGRRRRQRRTAGASVPWLLLAPCLLILALVMAYPLVRLVTLSFQKFGQPQLWGFQPADWVGLTNFTNVLGDGEFWAVVVRTIVFAAGSVVFTMVAGMAIALLLQRVSGWVKTLVNIVLVASWGMPVIVATTVFKWLFDSDYGVFNALLSRLPGVRMIGHNWFAGGPEGLAVIMLLVVWGAVPFVVITLSAGLTQVPGELQEAARLDGAGAWGVFRHVTLPILKPVIVMLTTLSVIWDMGVFPQVFVMRGGHPEAEFQVLNTYSYDRAFVVDDYAQGSAIALITVLLLLGVVAVYMRQMLKIGEVE; this is translated from the coding sequence ATGAGTGCCGCAGACACGACCATTCCTGCCAAGGTGCCGCCGCCGCGGCAGGCGCCGCCACCGGCCGCCTCGGGGCGGCGGCGCAGACAGCGGCGTACGGCGGGGGCCTCGGTGCCCTGGCTGCTGCTCGCGCCGTGCCTGCTGATCCTGGCCCTGGTCATGGCCTATCCGCTGGTGCGCCTGGTCACCCTGTCCTTCCAGAAGTTCGGCCAGCCCCAGCTGTGGGGCTTCCAGCCGGCCGACTGGGTGGGGCTCACCAACTTCACGAACGTGCTGGGCGACGGCGAGTTCTGGGCGGTGGTCGTGCGGACCATCGTGTTCGCCGCCGGGTCCGTGGTCTTCACCATGGTCGCCGGCATGGCGATCGCGCTGCTGCTGCAGCGGGTGTCCGGCTGGGTGAAGACCCTCGTCAACATCGTGCTCGTGGCCAGCTGGGGCATGCCGGTCATCGTGGCCACCACCGTCTTCAAATGGCTCTTCGACAGCGACTACGGCGTCTTCAACGCGCTGCTCAGCAGGCTGCCCGGTGTACGGATGATCGGCCACAACTGGTTCGCCGGCGGTCCCGAGGGCCTGGCCGTGATCATGCTGCTGGTGGTGTGGGGCGCCGTGCCCTTCGTCGTGATCACGCTCAGCGCGGGCCTGACCCAGGTGCCCGGCGAGCTTCAGGAGGCGGCCCGGCTGGACGGCGCGGGCGCGTGGGGCGTCTTCCGCCACGTCACCCTGCCGATCCTCAAGCCGGTCATCGTGATGCTCACGACCCTGTCGGTGATCTGGGACATGGGCGTCTTCCCGCAGGTGTTCGTCATGCGGGGCGGCCATCCCGAGGCGGAGTTCCAGGTGCTCAACACCTACTCCTACGACCGTGCCTTCGTGGTCGACGACTACGCGCAGGGCTCGGCGATCGCCCTGATCACCGTGTTGCTGCTGCTCGGCGTGGTCGCCGTCTACATGCGTCAGATGCTGAAGATCGGAGAGGTCGAATGA
- a CDS encoding carbohydrate ABC transporter permease — translation MSTVATAGRRRPRLGWNLLGLLVFVTVGFPLYWMLDTAFKPAKDAIDPNPSLLPTGITLANFRRALDIADFWGPVGRSLIVSLSVVVIGMAVGMLAALAISRFAFRGRKIVIVGILAVQMVPQVAMIIPVFLLLNDLGQYDKLSGLIITYLTFTLPFTVWTLRGFIVNIPRELEEAAMVDGCSRTGAFVRVVFPLLAPGMVATSVYGFIQAWNEYLYALMLMSQEHQTATVWLGNFTTKHGTEYAPMMAGATMMAVPIVVLFLLVQRRMAAGLTAGAVKG, via the coding sequence ATGAGCACCGTCGCGACGGCCGGACGGCGCAGGCCGAGGCTCGGCTGGAACCTGCTCGGCCTCCTCGTCTTCGTCACCGTCGGCTTCCCCCTCTACTGGATGCTCGACACGGCGTTCAAACCGGCCAAGGACGCCATCGACCCGAACCCGAGCCTGCTGCCGACCGGTATCACGCTCGCCAACTTCCGCCGGGCGCTGGACATCGCCGACTTCTGGGGTCCGGTCGGGCGCAGCCTGATCGTGTCGCTGTCGGTGGTGGTGATCGGCATGGCCGTCGGCATGCTGGCCGCGCTCGCCATCTCCCGCTTCGCCTTCCGCGGCCGCAAGATCGTGATCGTGGGCATCCTGGCGGTGCAGATGGTGCCGCAGGTCGCCATGATCATCCCGGTCTTCCTGCTGCTCAACGACCTGGGTCAGTACGACAAACTGTCCGGACTCATCATCACCTACCTGACCTTCACCCTCCCCTTCACGGTGTGGACGCTGCGCGGCTTCATCGTCAACATTCCGAGGGAGCTGGAGGAGGCCGCCATGGTCGACGGCTGCTCCCGTACGGGTGCCTTCGTCCGGGTGGTCTTCCCGCTGCTGGCCCCCGGCATGGTCGCGACCTCGGTCTACGGTTTCATCCAGGCCTGGAACGAGTACCTGTACGCCCTGATGCTGATGAGCCAGGAGCACCAGACCGCGACCGTCTGGCTCGGCAACTTCACCACCAAGCACGGCACCGAATACGCCCCGATGATGGCCGGAGCCACGATGATGGCCGTACCGATCGTCGTCCTGTTCCTCCTCGTCCAGCGCAGGATGGCCGCGGGCCTGACCGCGGGCGCCGTGAAGGGATAA
- a CDS encoding glycoside hydrolase family 3 protein, whose protein sequence is MTTFASGTDTLTRDALTVLQPGFTGTTAPDWLLRRLGEGLASVGLFGRNIASPGQLAELTSQLRAERDDVLVAIDEEGGDVTRLEVRTGSSFPGNHALGAVDDVELTHQVARELGRRLAECGVNLNWAPSADVNSNPDNPVIGVRSFGAGTSLVARHTAAYVTGLQSAGVAACTKHFPGHGDTAVDSHHALPRIDVDAAVLQARELAPFRAAIAAGTRAVMSAHILVPALDADRPATLSHRVLTDLLRGELGYDGLIVTDGMEMRAVAATYGIERGSVLAIAAGADAICVGGGLSDDATVRRLRDALVSAVRSGALAEERLADAAERVRELARWAADAKSAVAAGGADRDIGLRAARRALTVTGAADFTPLTEPPYVAALTPVANIAVGDETPWGVAAELVQLLPGTETGGFAEEDGEDAGRAALEAAGARRIVAVVRDEHRHPWMASALDVLLRARPDTVVVEMGVPQAPPRGAPHIATHGAARVCGRAAAEVIAGSGGA, encoded by the coding sequence ATGACGACATTCGCCAGCGGTACCGACACTCTCACGCGTGACGCGCTGACGGTCCTCCAGCCCGGCTTCACCGGCACCACGGCCCCCGACTGGCTGCTGCGCCGCCTGGGTGAAGGCCTCGCCTCGGTCGGCCTGTTCGGCCGCAACATCGCCTCGCCAGGGCAACTCGCCGAGCTCACCTCCCAGTTGCGCGCCGAGCGGGACGACGTCCTGGTCGCGATCGACGAGGAGGGGGGTGACGTCACCCGCCTGGAGGTGCGCACGGGCTCCAGCTTCCCCGGCAACCACGCGCTCGGCGCGGTGGACGACGTGGAGCTGACCCACCAGGTGGCGCGCGAGCTCGGCCGGCGGCTGGCCGAGTGCGGGGTGAACCTCAACTGGGCGCCGTCCGCGGACGTGAACTCCAACCCAGACAACCCGGTGATCGGCGTCCGTTCCTTCGGCGCCGGCACCTCGCTGGTCGCCCGGCACACCGCCGCCTACGTCACCGGCCTGCAGTCGGCGGGAGTCGCCGCCTGCACCAAGCACTTCCCGGGGCACGGCGACACGGCGGTCGACTCCCACCACGCGCTGCCGCGCATCGACGTGGACGCCGCGGTGCTCCAGGCGCGCGAACTGGCCCCGTTCCGGGCCGCGATCGCCGCCGGCACCAGGGCCGTGATGAGCGCCCACATCCTGGTCCCCGCACTGGATGCGGACCGCCCGGCGACCCTGTCCCACCGGGTGCTGACGGATCTGCTGCGCGGCGAACTGGGCTATGACGGCCTCATCGTCACCGACGGCATGGAGATGCGGGCCGTGGCCGCCACCTACGGCATCGAGCGGGGGAGTGTCCTCGCGATCGCGGCCGGCGCCGACGCCATCTGCGTGGGCGGCGGCCTGTCGGACGACGCCACGGTACGGCGTCTGCGTGACGCCCTGGTCTCGGCGGTCCGCTCGGGCGCCCTGGCCGAGGAGCGCCTGGCGGACGCGGCGGAACGCGTGCGGGAGCTGGCGCGGTGGGCGGCGGACGCGAAGAGCGCCGTTGCGGCGGGCGGCGCCGACCGTGACATCGGCCTGCGCGCGGCCCGCCGCGCCCTCACGGTGACCGGCGCGGCGGACTTCACCCCGCTCACCGAACCGCCCTACGTCGCCGCCCTGACCCCCGTCGCCAACATCGCCGTGGGCGACGAGACGCCGTGGGGTGTGGCCGCCGAGCTCGTCCAGCTGCTGCCGGGCACCGAGACGGGCGGTTTCGCCGAGGAGGACGGTGAGGACGCCGGACGGGCGGCCCTGGAGGCGGCCGGGGCGCGCCGCATCGTGGCCGTCGTCCGCGACGAGCACCGCCACCCCTGGATGGCCTCGGCCCTCGACGTCCTGCTGCGCGCACGTCCCGACACCGTGGTGGTCGAGATGGGCGTCCCCCAGGCCCCACCGCGCGGCGCCCCGCACATCGCCACCCACGGCGCGGCCCGGGTCTGCGGACGAGCGGCGGCGGAGGTCATCGCGGGGAGCGGCGGGGCCTAG
- the nagB gene encoding glucosamine-6-phosphate deaminase: MEVVIVPDARAGGELIAEAMARLLGRKPGALLGVATGSTPLPVYEALAAKVRSGAVDISRARIAQLDEYVGLPAEHPESYRSVLRREVLEPLGIAMEAFLGPDGTAEDVQAACEAYDRALAEAGGVDLQLLGIGTDGHIGFNEPCSSLASRTRIKTLTAQTRVDNARFFGGDIDQVPHHVITQGIGTILEARHLVLLATGEGKADAVAAAVEGPVAAVCPASALQLHPHATVVVDEPAATKLKLADYFRHTYANKPDWQGI, translated from the coding sequence GTGGAAGTTGTCATCGTTCCGGATGCCAGGGCGGGCGGCGAGCTCATCGCCGAGGCCATGGCGCGGCTGCTCGGGCGCAAGCCCGGCGCCCTGCTCGGTGTGGCCACGGGCTCCACCCCGTTGCCCGTCTACGAGGCACTGGCGGCCAAGGTCCGCTCCGGCGCCGTGGACATCTCACGGGCGCGGATCGCCCAGCTCGACGAGTACGTGGGGCTGCCCGCCGAGCACCCCGAGTCCTACCGCTCCGTGCTGCGCCGGGAGGTGCTGGAGCCGCTCGGGATCGCGATGGAGGCGTTCCTGGGCCCGGACGGCACCGCCGAGGACGTCCAGGCGGCCTGCGAGGCCTACGACCGGGCGCTGGCCGAGGCCGGCGGGGTGGACCTCCAACTGCTCGGGATCGGCACCGACGGCCACATCGGGTTCAACGAGCCGTGCTCGTCCCTCGCCTCCCGGACGCGGATCAAGACGCTGACCGCGCAGACCCGCGTCGACAACGCGCGCTTCTTCGGCGGTGACATCGACCAGGTGCCGCACCACGTCATCACCCAGGGCATCGGCACCATCCTGGAGGCCCGGCACCTGGTCCTGCTGGCCACGGGCGAGGGCAAGGCGGACGCCGTCGCCGCGGCCGTCGAGGGGCCGGTCGCCGCCGTCTGCCCGGCCTCCGCGCTGCAGCTCCACCCGCACGCCACGGTCGTCGTGGACGAGCCCGCCGCCACCAAGCTGAAGCTCGCCGACTACTTCCGCCACACCTACGCGAACAAACCGGACTGGCAGGGGATCTAG
- a CDS encoding PAS domain-containing sensor histidine kinase — protein sequence MPSMNELVRQHTALDDSDLEWLHLLVSEWQLLSDLSFADLVLWVPTLDGTRYVSVAQMRPNTGPTSYQDDMVGHLVPRGRRPMLDAALDEGRIVREGDPEWREEVPVRVESIPVRREGRVLGVIARNTNLLTVRTPSRLELTYLQSASDLAQMIAAGSFPFPDQQVDMDASPRVGDGLIRLDADGIVQYASPNALSAYHRLGLAADLVGHHLGRTTAELAPTKGPVDEALVKLASGWAPREFEIEAHDGVIQFRAIPLKPKGTRIGSLVLLRDVTELRRRERELITKDATIREIHHRVKNNLQTVAALLRLQARRIDSERGREALEEAVRRVGSIAIVHETLSQNLDERVEFDEIADRVLAMVAEISPGKVTGRRSGRFGILDAEVATPLSMVLTEILQNALEHGFREGDTGTVEVSAVRGGSSRESRLLVTVQDDGVGLPEGFDPHRSGNLGLQIVRTLVEGELGGTFDMVPAPQRGTRVILDIPVRAQK from the coding sequence GTGCCCTCCATGAACGAACTCGTACGCCAGCACACCGCCCTCGACGACTCCGACCTCGAGTGGCTCCACCTGCTGGTCTCGGAGTGGCAGCTGCTCTCCGACCTCTCCTTCGCCGACCTGGTCCTGTGGGTCCCCACCCTGGACGGCACCCGTTACGTCTCGGTCGCCCAGATGCGCCCGAACACCGGGCCCACCTCCTACCAGGACGACATGGTCGGCCACCTCGTACCGCGCGGCCGCCGTCCCATGCTGGACGCCGCGCTCGACGAGGGACGGATCGTGCGGGAGGGCGATCCGGAGTGGCGCGAGGAGGTCCCCGTCCGTGTCGAGTCCATCCCCGTACGGCGGGAGGGCCGCGTCCTCGGCGTCATCGCCCGCAACACCAACCTCCTCACCGTCCGCACCCCGAGCCGGCTGGAGCTGACGTATCTGCAGAGCGCCTCGGACCTGGCACAGATGATCGCGGCAGGTTCCTTCCCGTTCCCGGACCAGCAGGTCGACATGGACGCCTCGCCGCGTGTCGGCGACGGCCTGATCCGGCTCGACGCGGACGGCATCGTCCAGTACGCCTCGCCGAACGCGCTGTCCGCCTACCACCGCCTGGGTCTCGCCGCCGACCTGGTCGGCCATCACCTCGGCAGGACCACCGCCGAACTCGCCCCGACCAAGGGGCCGGTGGACGAGGCCCTGGTGAAGCTGGCCAGCGGCTGGGCGCCCCGCGAGTTCGAGATCGAGGCCCACGACGGTGTGATCCAGTTCCGGGCCATCCCGCTCAAACCCAAGGGCACCCGCATCGGTTCGCTGGTGCTGCTTCGGGACGTCACCGAACTGCGCCGTCGCGAGCGGGAGTTGATCACGAAGGACGCCACCATCCGGGAGATCCACCACCGGGTGAAGAACAACCTCCAGACGGTGGCGGCCCTGCTGAGGCTGCAGGCCCGGCGCATCGACTCCGAACGCGGCCGGGAGGCCCTGGAGGAGGCGGTCCGGCGCGTCGGTTCGATCGCGATCGTGCACGAGACGCTGTCCCAGAACCTGGACGAGCGCGTGGAGTTCGACGAGATCGCCGACAGGGTGCTGGCGATGGTCGCCGAGATCTCGCCGGGCAAGGTGACCGGCCGGCGCAGCGGCCGCTTCGGGATCCTGGACGCCGAGGTCGCCACCCCGCTGTCCATGGTGCTGACCGAGATACTGCAGAACGCCCTGGAGCACGGCTTCCGCGAGGGCGACACGGGAACGGTCGAGGTCTCCGCCGTCCGCGGCGGCTCCAGCCGCGAGTCCCGCCTGCTCGTCACCGTCCAGGACGACGGCGTCGGCCTGCCCGAGGGCTTCGACCCGCACCGCTCCGGCAACCTCGGTCTGCAGATCGTCCGCACCCTGGTCGAGGGCGAGTTGGGCGGCACCTTCGACATGGTCCCGGCCCCGCAGCGCGGTACGCGCGTGATCCTCGACATTCCGGTGCGGGCGCAGAAGTAG
- a CDS encoding WhiB family transcriptional regulator translates to MDWRHNAVCREEDPELFFPIGNTGPALLQIEEAKAVCRRCPVIEQCLQWALESGQDSGVWGGLSEDERRAMKRRAARNRARQASA, encoded by the coding sequence ATGGACTGGCGTCACAACGCCGTTTGCCGCGAGGAAGACCCCGAGCTCTTCTTCCCCATCGGCAACACCGGTCCTGCGCTGCTGCAGATCGAGGAAGCCAAGGCCGTCTGCCGTCGCTGCCCGGTTATCGAGCAGTGCCTGCAGTGGGCGCTCGAGTCCGGCCAGGACTCCGGCGTCTGGGGTGGTCTCAGCGAGGACGAGCGCCGCGCCATGAAGCGCCGCGCCGCCCGCAACCGGGCCCGTCAGGCCTCCGCCTGA
- a CDS encoding diacylglycerol kinase family protein produces MRALLVANPAATTTSARTRDVLTHALASEMKLEAVTTEYRGHARDLGRQAADSDDIDLVVALGGDGTVNEVVNGLLHRGPDPERLPRLAVVPGGSTNVFARALGLPNDAVEATGALLDALRDGGERTVGLGLAAGTPGTADEAVPERWFTFNAGLGFDAGVVGRVEQQRERGKRSTHALYVRQVVRQFFGEPNRRHGVITLERPDEDPVTDLVLAIVSNTSPWTYLGNRPMYTSPKASFDTGLDVLGLSRLSTAAVARYGTQLLTSSPERGPHGRHAVSLHDLGGFTLHSKVPLPLQMDGDHLGLRTSVTFTGVRRALRVIV; encoded by the coding sequence ATGCGTGCACTTCTCGTGGCCAATCCGGCAGCAACCACCACAAGCGCACGTACGCGCGATGTCCTGACCCACGCGCTCGCCAGCGAGATGAAGCTGGAGGCCGTCACCACCGAGTACCGCGGCCACGCCCGCGACCTGGGCCGGCAGGCCGCGGACAGCGACGACATCGACCTGGTGGTGGCGCTGGGCGGCGACGGCACGGTCAACGAGGTCGTCAACGGCCTGCTGCACCGGGGCCCCGACCCCGAGCGCCTGCCCCGGCTGGCCGTGGTGCCGGGCGGTTCCACCAACGTCTTCGCCCGCGCCCTGGGCCTGCCGAACGACGCGGTGGAGGCCACCGGCGCGCTCCTGGACGCCCTGCGCGACGGCGGGGAGCGCACCGTCGGCCTGGGCCTGGCGGCCGGAACACCGGGCACCGCGGACGAGGCCGTACCGGAGCGCTGGTTCACCTTCAACGCCGGGCTCGGCTTCGACGCGGGCGTCGTGGGGCGGGTGGAGCAGCAACGGGAGCGCGGCAAGAGGTCCACGCACGCCCTGTACGTACGGCAGGTGGTCCGCCAGTTCTTCGGCGAGCCGAACCGCCGGCACGGTGTCATCACCCTGGAGCGCCCCGACGAGGACCCGGTCACCGATCTGGTGCTGGCCATAGTGTCGAACACCTCGCCGTGGACCTATCTGGGCAATCGCCCGATGTACACGTCGCCTAAGGCCTCGTTCGATACAGGGCTCGACGTGCTCGGTCTCAGCCGTCTGTCCACGGCCGCGGTTGCCCGGTATGGCACGCAGTTGCTCACTTCGTCCCCCGAGCGGGGCCCCCACGGCAGGCATGCGGTGTCACTGCACGACCTGGGCGGCTTCACCTTGCATTCGAAGGTGCCGCTCCCCCTCCAGATGGACGGTGACCACCTGGGGCTCCGTACGAGCGTGACGTTCACAGGCGTACGCCGTGCACTGCGTGTGATTGTGTGA
- a CDS encoding SigB/SigF/SigG family RNA polymerase sigma factor yields MRDEERGTRELPAEGGIPARADGSGGPGENGPGAPVGPLCPVGGIDGIPEQARPHPEDDSLESGVPGEGPRERDDAVQGTPPPARAGHGGPPLGKPRAGEEARARGRATGGTMSEHERNSEDEARSVPAVHSAQQDRTVHSAQQDRSGARALFVELRTLKEGSPQYAELRNQLVRMHLPLVEHLARRFRNRGEPLDDLTQVATIGLIKSVDRFDPDRGVEFSTYATPTVVGEIKRHFRDKGWAVRVPRRLQELRLSLTTATAELSQLHGRSPTVHELAEKLSISEEEVLEGLESANAYSTLSLDVPDTDDESPAVADTLGAEDEALEGVEYRESLKPLLEDLPPREKRILLLRFFGNMTQSQIAQEVGISQMHVSRLLARTLAQLREKLLVEE; encoded by the coding sequence GTGCGGGACGAAGAGCGCGGCACACGGGAGCTGCCGGCCGAGGGCGGGATCCCCGCCCGCGCGGACGGGTCCGGGGGCCCGGGCGAGAACGGCCCGGGCGCTCCGGTGGGTCCGCTGTGCCCGGTGGGCGGCATCGACGGCATCCCCGAGCAGGCCAGGCCGCACCCGGAGGACGACTCCCTGGAGTCCGGCGTCCCGGGTGAGGGACCGCGGGAGCGGGACGACGCCGTGCAGGGCACGCCTCCACCGGCACGCGCCGGTCATGGGGGTCCTCCCCTTGGGAAGCCGAGGGCCGGGGAGGAGGCGAGGGCTCGGGGAAGGGCAACGGGCGGGACGATGAGCGAGCACGAGCGAAACTCCGAGGACGAGGCACGGAGTGTGCCGGCCGTGCACAGCGCACAGCAGGACCGCACCGTGCACAGCGCACAGCAGGACCGCAGTGGCGCACGCGCGTTGTTCGTCGAGCTGCGCACGCTGAAGGAGGGCAGCCCGCAGTACGCGGAGCTGCGCAACCAGCTCGTCCGTATGCACCTGCCGCTCGTCGAGCACCTCGCGCGCCGCTTCCGCAACCGCGGGGAGCCGCTGGACGACCTCACCCAGGTCGCCACCATCGGGCTGATCAAGTCGGTCGACCGGTTCGACCCGGACCGCGGCGTCGAGTTCTCGACGTACGCGACTCCGACGGTCGTGGGCGAGATCAAGCGCCACTTCCGGGACAAGGGCTGGGCGGTGCGGGTGCCGCGCCGGCTGCAGGAGCTGCGGCTCTCGCTGACCACGGCGACGGCCGAGCTGTCCCAGCTGCACGGCCGCTCCCCCACGGTGCACGAGCTCGCCGAAAAGCTCTCCATCTCCGAGGAGGAGGTCCTGGAGGGCCTGGAGTCGGCCAACGCCTACTCCACGCTGTCCCTGGACGTCCCCGACACGGACGACGAGTCCCCGGCCGTCGCGGACACTCTCGGCGCGGAGGACGAGGCGCTGGAGGGCGTCGAGTACCGGGAGTCGCTCAAGCCGCTGCTGGAGGATCTCCCGCCGCGCGAGAAGCGCATCCTGCTGCTGCGTTTCTTCGGCAACATGACCCAGTCGCAGATCGCCCAGGAGGTCGGGATCTCCCAGATGCACGTGTCCCGGCTGCTGGCCCGCACGCTGGCCCAGCTGCGGGAGAAACTGCTGGTGGAGGAGTAA
- a CDS encoding anti-sigma regulatory factor has product MSQIAGEPAANQDFVEVRLPAAGAYLSVLRTATAGLAARLDFTLDEIEDLRIAVDEACAILLQQAVPGSVLSCVFRLVDDSLEVTVSAPTTDGHAPSRDTFAWTVLSALAGKVSSAVDEDKTVSISLYKQRGAGPGPA; this is encoded by the coding sequence GTGTCCCAGATCGCAGGCGAACCCGCGGCGAACCAGGACTTCGTGGAGGTCCGGCTGCCGGCTGCGGGTGCCTACCTGTCGGTGCTGCGGACGGCCACGGCCGGCCTCGCGGCCCGTTTGGACTTCACCCTCGACGAGATCGAGGACCTGCGCATCGCGGTCGACGAGGCCTGCGCGATCCTGCTCCAGCAGGCCGTGCCCGGCTCGGTGCTCAGCTGTGTCTTCCGGCTCGTCGACGACTCGCTCGAGGTCACCGTCTCGGCCCCGACCACGGACGGTCACGCACCGTCGCGGGACACCTTCGCCTGGACCGTGCTGTCCGCCCTCGCGGGCAAGGTCTCCTCCGCCGTGGACGAGGACAAGACCGTTTCGATCAGCCTCTACAAACAGCGCGGCGCGGGACCCGGGCCGGCGTGA
- a CDS encoding UBP-type zinc finger domain-containing protein, which translates to MKQCTHAGTLPHPEPEPRSETCPECLAEGTHPVQLRLCLTCGHVGCCDSSPGQHATKHHKDTGHPVMRTFEPGEDWRWCFVDHVLV; encoded by the coding sequence ATGAAACAGTGCACGCACGCCGGCACACTGCCGCATCCGGAGCCCGAGCCCCGAAGCGAGACGTGTCCGGAGTGCCTGGCGGAGGGCACACATCCGGTGCAGCTGCGGTTGTGCCTGACCTGTGGCCACGTCGGATGCTGCGACTCCTCGCCGGGACAGCATGCGACGAAGCACCACAAGGACACGGGACACCCGGTGATGCGGACCTTCGAGCCCGGTGAGGACTGGCGTTGGTGCTTCGTGGATCACGTGCTCGTGTGA
- a CDS encoding Na+/H+ antiporter — translation MDVMPLLLLVAGSAAVAGAARRTPVPAPLLLVAAGLAVAYVPGVPDYTLDPKVVLPLLLPPLLYTSAVDSSYLDLRAQLRPVALLSVGYVLFATLVVGWAVHLIVPGLPLTAALVLGAVVAPPDAVAATAVARRVGLPSRITTILQGESLLNDATAITAYRVALGAAVGEGATWAGGVGEFLRAAVGGVVVGLVLMAPLHWLRTHLREALLQNTLSLLIPFVAYGVAEQLHASGVLAVVTVALYLGHRAWEVDFATRLQEEAVWKMVAFVLESAVFALIGLQLPVVLKGLGAYAGVDAVWYAIAVFLVVVVTRFVWVYPAAFLPRLLSRKVREREDNPTWRGAMVTAWAGMRGVVSLAIAFSIPARTHDGTPFPHRNLLLFLTFTTVIGTLVVQGLTLPPLIRLLRFPGHDPQAATLAEANAQAQASRAAERHLEELLADERNTLPPPLADRLRSVLERRRNAVWERLGQTNPVTGESVDDTYRRLSREMISAERAVFVRLRDGRYIDDEMLRTLLRRLDLEEAAAYREVA, via the coding sequence ATGGATGTGATGCCGCTGCTGTTGCTGGTGGCGGGCAGTGCCGCGGTGGCCGGGGCCGCCCGGCGGACCCCCGTGCCGGCACCGCTGCTGCTGGTCGCCGCCGGACTGGCGGTCGCGTACGTCCCGGGAGTGCCGGACTACACCCTCGATCCGAAGGTGGTCCTGCCGCTGCTGCTGCCGCCCCTGCTGTACACGTCGGCCGTCGACAGCTCCTACCTCGACCTGCGCGCACAACTGCGGCCCGTGGCGCTGCTCTCGGTCGGCTACGTGCTCTTCGCCACCCTGGTGGTGGGCTGGGCCGTGCACCTGATCGTGCCGGGGCTGCCGCTGACGGCGGCGCTGGTGCTCGGCGCGGTGGTGGCGCCGCCCGACGCGGTCGCGGCGACGGCGGTCGCGCGCCGGGTCGGGCTGCCCTCGCGGATCACCACGATCCTGCAGGGCGAGTCACTGCTGAACGACGCCACCGCGATCACCGCCTACAGGGTGGCCCTCGGCGCCGCCGTCGGCGAGGGCGCCACCTGGGCGGGGGGAGTGGGGGAGTTCCTGCGCGCGGCGGTCGGCGGCGTCGTGGTCGGGCTGGTGCTGATGGCGCCGCTGCACTGGCTGCGCACGCACCTGAGGGAGGCGCTGCTGCAGAACACGCTCTCCCTGCTGATCCCGTTCGTCGCCTACGGCGTCGCCGAGCAGTTGCACGCCTCGGGCGTGCTCGCCGTCGTGACGGTCGCCCTCTACCTGGGGCACCGCGCGTGGGAGGTCGACTTCGCCACCCGGCTCCAGGAGGAGGCGGTGTGGAAGATGGTCGCGTTCGTCCTGGAGTCGGCGGTGTTCGCCCTCATCGGACTGCAGCTGCCGGTCGTCCTCAAAGGGCTCGGTGCGTACGCCGGCGTGGACGCCGTCTGGTACGCGATCGCGGTCTTCCTGGTCGTCGTCGTCACCCGGTTCGTGTGGGTGTATCCGGCCGCGTTCCTGCCCCGGCTGCTGTCCCGGAAGGTTCGCGAGCGGGAGGACAACCCCACCTGGAGAGGCGCGATGGTCACCGCGTGGGCCGGGATGCGCGGCGTGGTGTCGCTGGCGATCGCCTTCTCGATCCCGGCGAGGACGCACGACGGCACCCCCTTCCCGCACCGCAACCTGCTGCTCTTCCTGACCTTCACCACGGTCATCGGGACGCTGGTGGTGCAGGGCCTGACCCTCCCCCCGCTGATCCGCCTGCTGAGATTCCCCGGCCACGACCCGCAGGCCGCCACCCTCGCCGAGGCGAACGCCCAGGCACAGGCCTCCCGGGCCGCCGAGCGGCACCTGGAGGAACTCCTGGCCGACGAGCGCAACACCCTGCCCCCGCCGCTCGCCGACCGGCTCCGCTCCGTCCTGGAGCGCCGCCGCAACGCCGTGTGGGAGCGCCTCGGCCAGACCAACCCCGTCACCGGGGAGTCCGTCGACGACACCTACCGCCGCCTGTCGCGGGAAATGATCAGCGCCGAGCGCGCCGTCTTCGTACGGCTGCGCGACGGCCGCTACATCGACGACGAGATGCTGCGCACCCTGCTGCGCAGGCTGGACCTGGAGGAGGCGGCCGCCTACCGCGAGGTGGCGTGA